A region of Liolophura sinensis isolate JHLJ2023 chromosome 8, CUHK_Ljap_v2, whole genome shotgun sequence DNA encodes the following proteins:
- the LOC135473431 gene encoding mucin-2-like: protein MEDDCFHPILPYKALLHGSTISKAHATNNQPKTSDTTHPTQDNTIATQHKTSDTIATQSKTSNTIPTQIKTSDTIPTHIKTSDTIPIQLKTLDITTQIKTSDTIPAQIKTSDTIPTEIKTSYSIPTQPCTLDTIPTHPEISDSIPILPKTSHTILTLLKTSDRVSTQCCTSDKICTQPKTSRHPAQDIRHDTRSAQKTKHATHPAQDTKYDNNQPKTLDATHPAQNNQSGYLPTQDIRHATHPAQDTRHDTNQHKTSDTLPTQPKTSDTLPTQPKTTSHDAYQPKTSDTIPTQPKTPGTILINPRHQKRYPPSPRHQLRY from the exons ATGGAGGATGATTGCTTTCATCCCATCCTACCTTACAAAGCGCTGCTTCACGGAAGTACCATTTCCAAGGCACACGCAACAAACAACCaaccgaagacatcagacaccaCGCACCCAACCCAAGACA ACACGATAGCCACCCAGCACAAGACATCAGACACGATAGCCACCCAGTCCAAGACATCAAATACGATACCCACCCAGATCAAGACATCAGACACGATACCCACACATATCAAGACATCAGACACGATACCCATCCAGCTCAAGACTTTGGACATAACAACCCAGATCAAGACATCAGACACAATACCTGCCCAAATCAAGACATCAGACACGATACCAACCGAGATCAAGACATCATACTCGATACCCACCCAGCCATGTACATTAGACACAATACCCACCCACCCGGAGATATCAGACTCGATACCCATCCTGCCCAAGACATCACACACGATACTCACCCTGCTCAAGACATCAGACAGGGTATCTACGCAATGCTGTACATCAGACAAGATATGCACCCAACCTAAGACATCAAGACATCCAGCCCAAGATATTAGACACGATACTCGCTCAGCCCAAAAAACCAAACACGCCACCCACCCAGCCCAAGACACCAAATACGATAACAACCAACCCAAGACATTAGACGCTACCCACCCAGCCCAAAACAACCAGTCAGGATACCTACCAACCCAAGACATCAGACACGCTACCCACCCAGCCCAAGACACCAGGCACGATACTAATCAACATAAGACATCAGACACGCTACCCACACAGCCCAAGACATCAGACACGCTACCCACCCAGCCCAAGACAACCAGTCACGATGCCTACCAACCCAAGACATCAGACACGATTCCCACCCAGCCCAAGACACCAGGCACGATACTAATCAACCCAAGACATCAGAAACGCTACCCACCCAGCCCAAGACACCAGCTACGATACTAA